The following coding sequences are from one Salvia hispanica cultivar TCC Black 2014 chromosome 3, UniMelb_Shisp_WGS_1.0, whole genome shotgun sequence window:
- the LOC125214174 gene encoding cytochrome P450 71AU50-like has product MELTWIWLTVMAILAGSLVTLVRRRKKTRRLPPGPKGIPILGNLHMLGKNPHQDLHRIAKDHGPIMHMQFGFVPNIIVSSPQAAELFLKTHDLVFASRPPHEASKYLSWDQRNLVFGPYSPYWRNMRKLCTLELLSTLKINSFQPMRREELGLFVESLKEASKLNSTVDLSAKVASLTAEMSCRMVFGKKYDDKDIDDRGFKAVIQETMKLGAVPNLGDYFPFLGILDLQGLTRKMKALEKVFDVFFDKVIEDHVRAGDRPEQAKDIVDTMMSIMQSGECEFQFDRCNIKAMMLDLLIGSMDTAAATIEWTLSELLRNPKVMKKLQKELEQVVGLKRIVEETDLNKLEYLNMVVKESFRLHPVAPLLIPHYSMEHIKVNGYDIPKESRILINTYAIGRDPKVWTDPEMFVPERFSGSDIDVWGQHFQLLPFGSGRRGCPGIQLGLIQVRLIVSQLVHCFDWQLPNDMSPKELDMDEEFGLIVSRVNHLMAIPTLRLLN; this is encoded by the exons ATGGAACTTACCTGGATTTGGCTTACGGTCATGGCCATTTTAGCTGGTTCTTTAGTTACGTTggtgaggaggaggaagaagacgaGGAGACTGCCTCCAGGCCCAAAAGGGATCCCTATTCTGGGAAACCTACACATGCTGGGGAAGAATCCTCACCAGGACCTGCACAGGATTGCCAAAGACCACGGCCCGATTATGCACATGCAATTCGGGTTCGTTCCAAACATCATTGTTTCATCTCCACAGGCAGCTGAGCTTTTCCTCAAGACACATGATCTTGTTTTTGCAAGCAGACCACCTCACGAGGCTTCTAAGTATCTCTCATGGGATCAGAGGAATCTGGTATTTGGGCCTTACAGTCCGTATTGGCGGAACATGCGCAAACTATGCACCTTGGAGCTGCTCAGCACCCTTAAGATCAATTCTTTCCAACCTATGAGAAGGGAAGAACTTGGTCTTTTCGTTGAATCCCTCAAGGAAGCTTCCAAACTAAACTCTACTGTCGATCTTAGTGCCAAGGTCGCGTCCCTGACCGCAGAGATGAGCTGCAGAATGGTGTTTGGCAAGAAATATGATGACAAAGACATAGATGACAGAGGCTTCAAAGCTGTGATCCAAGAAACGATGAAACTAGGAGCAGTTCCCAATCTGGGTGATTACTTTCCTTTCCTTGGAATCTTGGATCTCCAAGGGTTGACAAGGAAGATGAAGGCACTCGAAAAAGTTTTTGATGTTTTCTTTGACAAAGTTATAGAAGACCATGTTCGAGCAGGGGATCGTCCTGAGCAGGCCAAAGACATTGTTGATACCATGATGTCCATAATGCAAAGTGGAGAATGTGAGTTTCAGTTCGATCGATGTAATATCAAGGCTATGATGCTG GACTTGCTCATAGGTTCAATGGACACAGCAGCAGCAACAATTGAGTGGACACTCTCAGAACTGCTGAGAAACCCAAAAGTTATGAAGAAGCTACAGAAAGAGTTGGAACAAGTTGtgggattaaagaggataGTTGAGGAGACTGACCTGAACAAACTCGAATATCTCAACATGGTTGTAAAGGAAAGCTTTAGGCTGCATCCAGTGGCTCCACTGTTGATTCCTCACTATTCTATGGAACACATCAAGGTTAATGGCTATGATATACCAAAAGAATCAAGAATACTCATCAACACATATGCAATTGGACGCGATCCAAAAGTATGGACTGATCCAGAAATGTTTGTTCCAGAGAGGTTCAGTGGCAGTGACATTGATGTTTGGGGACAGCATTTCCAGCTCCTCCCATTTGGGTCTGGAAGGAGAGGTTGCCCCGGAATCCAACTGGGGCTCATCCAAGTTCGACTGATCGTGTCACAGTTAGTCCACTGCTTCGATTGGCAGCTGCCAAATGATATGTCGCCAAAGGAGCTGGACATGGATGAGGAATTTGGCCTTATTGTTTCAAGGGTCAATCATCTCATGGCAATCCCCACGCTTCGGTTGCTGAACTAG
- the LOC125214171 gene encoding cytochrome P450 71AU50-like isoform X2 — MELTWLWLTIMAILAGSLIFLATRRKKTKRLPPGPKGIPILGHLHMLGENPHQALQRIAKDHGPIMYMQFGFAPIIVVSSPEATELFLKTHDLIFASRPPHQASKYLSWDQRNLVFGAYSPYWRNMRKLCTLELLSTLKINSFRPMRRKELALFVESLKDASQKHAAVDLSAKVASLTAEMSCRMVFGKKYDDKDIDDRGFKAVIQETMKLGAVPNLGDYFPFLGILDLQGLTRKMKALAKVYDDFFEKVIEDHVRAGDRPEQAKDVVDTMMSIMQSGECEFQFDRRNIKAILLDLLVASMDTAAASVEWILSELLRNPTVMRKLQKELEQVVGLKRMVEESDLDQLEYLDMVVKENFRLHPVAPLLIPHYSREDSKRGSVAVTLMLGENISSSSHLALGGEVAPEYNWGSSKFD; from the exons ATGGAACTTACTTGGTTGTGGCTTACCATCATGGCCATTTTAGCCGGttctttgattttcttggCGACGAGGAGGAAGAAGACTAAGAGACTGCCTCCAGGTCCAAAAGGGATCCCTATTCTGGGACATCTACACATGCTGGGGGAGAACCCACACCAAGCCCTGCAAAGGATTGCCAAAGACCACGGCCCGATTATGTACATGCAATTCGGATTCGCTCCAATCATCGTCGTTTCATCTCCTGAGGCAACTGAGTTATTCCTTAAGACGCACGATCTAATTTTTGCCAGTAGACCACCTCATCAGGCTTCTAAGTATCTTTCATGGGATCAGAGGAATCTGGTATTTGGGGCTTACAGTCCGTATTGGCGGAACATGCGCAAGCTATGCACCTTAGAGCTGCTCAGCACCCTTAAGATCAATTCGTTCCGACCTATGAGAAGGAAAGAGCTTGCTCTTTTTGTTGAATCCCTCAAGGACGCATCCCAAAAACATGCAGCTGTTGATCTTAGTGCCAAGGTCGCGTCCCTGACCGCAGAGATGAGCTGCAGAATGGTGTTTGGTAAGAAATATGATGACAAAGACATAGATGACAGAGGCTTCAAAGCTGTGATCCAAGAAACGATGAAACTAGGAGCAGTTCCCAATCTGGGTGATTACTTTCCTTTCCTTGGAATCTTGGATCTCCAAGGGCTGACAAGGAAGATGAAGGCACTCGCAAAAGTTTATGATGATTTCTTTGAGAAAGTTATAGAAGACCATGTTCGAGCTGGGGATCGTCCTGAGCAGGCCAAAGACGTTGTTGATACCATGATGTCCATAATGCAAAGTGGAGAGTGTGAGTTTCAGTTCGACCGACGTAATATAAAGGCCATTTTGCTG GACTTGCTCGTAGCTTCAATGGACACAGCAGCAGCATCAGTTGAGTGGATACTCTCCGAACTGTTGAGAAATCCAACAGTTATGAGGAAACTACAGAAAGAGTTGGAACAAGTTGTAGGATTAAAGAGGATGGTTGAGGAGTCTGACCTGGACCAACTCGAATATCTTGACATGGTTGTAAAGGAAAACTTTAGGCTGCATCCAGTGGCTCCGCTGTTGATACCTCACTATTCTAGGGAAGACAGCAAG AGAGGTTCAGTGGCAGTGACATTGATGTTAGGGGAAAACATTTCCAGCTCCTCCCATTTGGCGCTGGGAGGAGAGGTTGCCCCGGAATACAACTGGGGCTCATCCAAGTTCGACTGA
- the LOC125214171 gene encoding cytochrome P450 71AU50-like isoform X1, with translation MELTWLWLTIMAILAGSLIFLATRRKKTKRLPPGPKGIPILGHLHMLGENPHQALQRIAKDHGPIMYMQFGFAPIIVVSSPEATELFLKTHDLIFASRPPHQASKYLSWDQRNLVFGAYSPYWRNMRKLCTLELLSTLKINSFRPMRRKELALFVESLKDASQKHAAVDLSAKVASLTAEMSCRMVFGKKYDDKDIDDRGFKAVIQETMKLGAVPNLGDYFPFLGILDLQGLTRKMKALAKVYDDFFEKVIEDHVRAGDRPEQAKDVVDTMMSIMQSGECEFQFDRRNIKAILLDLLVASMDTAAASVEWILSELLRNPTVMRKLQKELEQVVGLKRMVEESDLDQLEYLDMVVKENFRLHPVAPLLIPHYSREDSKVSGYDIPKDSRILINTYAIGRDPNVWTDPEMFVPERFSGSDIDVRGKHFQLLPFGAGRRGCPGIQLGLIQVRLIVSQLVHCFDWQLPNDMSPNELDMDEEFGLVVSRANHLMAIPTFRLQK, from the exons ATGGAACTTACTTGGTTGTGGCTTACCATCATGGCCATTTTAGCCGGttctttgattttcttggCGACGAGGAGGAAGAAGACTAAGAGACTGCCTCCAGGTCCAAAAGGGATCCCTATTCTGGGACATCTACACATGCTGGGGGAGAACCCACACCAAGCCCTGCAAAGGATTGCCAAAGACCACGGCCCGATTATGTACATGCAATTCGGATTCGCTCCAATCATCGTCGTTTCATCTCCTGAGGCAACTGAGTTATTCCTTAAGACGCACGATCTAATTTTTGCCAGTAGACCACCTCATCAGGCTTCTAAGTATCTTTCATGGGATCAGAGGAATCTGGTATTTGGGGCTTACAGTCCGTATTGGCGGAACATGCGCAAGCTATGCACCTTAGAGCTGCTCAGCACCCTTAAGATCAATTCGTTCCGACCTATGAGAAGGAAAGAGCTTGCTCTTTTTGTTGAATCCCTCAAGGACGCATCCCAAAAACATGCAGCTGTTGATCTTAGTGCCAAGGTCGCGTCCCTGACCGCAGAGATGAGCTGCAGAATGGTGTTTGGTAAGAAATATGATGACAAAGACATAGATGACAGAGGCTTCAAAGCTGTGATCCAAGAAACGATGAAACTAGGAGCAGTTCCCAATCTGGGTGATTACTTTCCTTTCCTTGGAATCTTGGATCTCCAAGGGCTGACAAGGAAGATGAAGGCACTCGCAAAAGTTTATGATGATTTCTTTGAGAAAGTTATAGAAGACCATGTTCGAGCTGGGGATCGTCCTGAGCAGGCCAAAGACGTTGTTGATACCATGATGTCCATAATGCAAAGTGGAGAGTGTGAGTTTCAGTTCGACCGACGTAATATAAAGGCCATTTTGCTG GACTTGCTCGTAGCTTCAATGGACACAGCAGCAGCATCAGTTGAGTGGATACTCTCCGAACTGTTGAGAAATCCAACAGTTATGAGGAAACTACAGAAAGAGTTGGAACAAGTTGTAGGATTAAAGAGGATGGTTGAGGAGTCTGACCTGGACCAACTCGAATATCTTGACATGGTTGTAAAGGAAAACTTTAGGCTGCATCCAGTGGCTCCGCTGTTGATACCTCACTATTCTAGGGAAGACAGCAAGGTTAGTGGCTATGACATACCAAAAGATTCAAGAATACTCATCAACACATATGCAATTGGGCGCGATCCAAATGTATGGACTGATCCAGAGATGTTTGTTCCAGAGAGGTTCAGTGGCAGTGACATTGATGTTAGGGGAAAACATTTCCAGCTCCTCCCATTTGGCGCTGGGAGGAGAGGTTGCCCCGGAATACAACTGGGGCTCATCCAAGTTCGACTGATCGTGTCACAGTTAGTTCACTGCTTCGATTGGCAGCTGCCAAATGATATGTCGCCAAATGAGCTAGACATGGATGAGGAATTTGGCCTTGTTGTTTCAAGGGCCAATCATCTCATGGCAATCCCTACATTTAGGTTGCAGAAGTAG
- the LOC125214173 gene encoding cytochrome P450 71AU50-like, translating into MELTWFWLTVVAILAGSFVSLARRRKKTGRLPPGPNGIPILGHLHMLGKNPHQDLQRIAKDHGPIMYMQFGFVPNIVVSSPEAAEIFLKTHDLVFASRPPHQGSKYVSWDQRNLSFGEYGPYWRNMRKLCTLELLSNHKINSFQPMRREEIGLFVESIKEASRLHVAVDLSAKVWSLTAETGCRMVFGKKYDDKDIDERGFKTVIQEVMKLAAAPNLGDYFPFLGVLDLQGLTRKMKALAEVFDDFFEKIIEDHVRAGDRHDQTKDIVDTMMSIMQSGQAEFQFDRRHVKAIMLDLLIGSMDSSASSVEWILSELMRNPTVMKKLQKELERVVGLKRMVEESDLDKLEYLDMVVKETFRMHPVAPLLVPHYAREDSKVNGYDIPKESRILVNTYAIGRDPNVWTDPEMFIPERFSGSDIDLRGQHFQLLPFGSGRRGCPGIQLGLIQVRLIVSQLVHCFDWQLPNDMSPEELDMNEEFGLAVTRANHLMAIPTFRLHN; encoded by the exons ATGGAACTCACTTGGTTTTGGCTTACTGTCGTGGCCATTTTAGCTGGTTCTTTTGTTTCGTTggcgaggaggaggaagaagacgGGAAGACTGCCTCCAGGTCCAAATGGGATCCCTATTCTGGGACATCTACACATGCTGGGGAAGAATCCTCACCAAGATCTGCAAAGAATTGCCAAAGACCACGGCCCCATTATGTATATGCAATTTGGATTCGTTCCAAACATCGTTGTCTCATCTCCTGAGGCAGCTGAGATTTTCCTCAAGACGCATGACCTTGTTTTTGCCAGCAGACCACCTCATCAGGGCTCTAAATATGTGTCATGGGATCAGAGGAACTTGTCGTTCGGGGAGTATGGTCCATACTGGCGGAACATGCGCAAGTTATGCACCTTGGAGCTGCTCAGCAACCATAAGATCAATTCTTTCCAACCAATGAGAAGGGAAGAGATTGGTCTTTTTGTTGAATCCATCAAGGAAGCTTCCAGACTACATGTTGCTGTCGATCTTAGTGCCAAGGTCTGGTCCCTGACTGCAGAGACAGGCTGCAGGATGGTGTTTGGCAAGAAATATGATGACAAAGACATAGATGAGAGAGGCTTCAAAACTGTGATCCAAGAAGTGATGAAACTAGCTGCAGCTCCCAATTTGGGTGATTACTTTCCTTTCCTTGGAGTCCTGGATCTCCAAGGTCTGACAAGGAAGATGAAGGCACTTGCAGAAGTTTTTGATGATTTCTTTGAGAAAATTATAGAAGACCATGTTCGAGCAGGGGATCGTCATGACCAGACCAAAGATATCGTTGATACCATGATGTCCATAATGCAAAGTGGTCAAGCTGAATTTCAGTTTGACCGGCGTCATGTCAAGGCCATTATGCTG GACTTGCTCATAGGTTCAATGGACTCATCAGCATCATCAGTTGAGTGGATACTTTCAGAACTGATGAGAAACCCAACAGTTATGAAGAAACTACAGAAAGAGTTGGAACGAGTGGTGGGATTGAAGAGGATGGTTGAGGAGTCTGACCTGGACAAACTCGAATATCTCGACATGGTTGTAAAGGAAACCTTCAGGATGCATCCAGTGGCTCCACTGTTGGTTCCTCACTATGCAAGGGAAGACAGCAAGGTTAATGGCTATGACATACCAAAAGAATCAAGAATACTCGTCAACACATATGCAATTGGCCGTGATCCAAATGTATGGACTGATCCGGAGATGTTCATTCCAGAGAGGTTTTCTGGCAGTGACATTGATCTTAGGGGACAACATTTTCAGCTCCTTCCATTTGGCTCTGGGAGGAGAGGTTGCCCCGGAATCCAACTGGGGCTCATCCAAGTTCGACTGATCGTGTCACAGTTAGTCCACTGCTTCGATTGGCAGCTGCCAAATGATATGTCGCCAGAGGAGCTGGACATGAATGAAGAATTTGGCCTTGCTGTTACAAGGGCCAATCATCTCATGGCAATCCCTACCTTTCGGTTGCATAACTAA